One part of the Bacteroidota bacterium genome encodes these proteins:
- a CDS encoding response regulator transcription factor, translated as MIKVMVFDDNKGRLESLELLINQYDDMKCVGTFVNCEGIIEKAKALLPDVILMDIDMPGLNGIGGLKLIRKSMPDVMVIMQTVFEEEDKIFEAVKSGAHGYFLKKTSPLKLIEGIRDVMEGGAPMTPSVAKKVLEVFQNKTNSKIKNSTFDLTPRELEILSHLVKGSSYKMIADACGISWHTVNSHFKKIYEKLHVHSATEAISVALEQKII; from the coding sequence ATGATTAAAGTAATGGTTTTTGATGATAATAAGGGAAGGCTGGAAAGCCTGGAATTATTAATCAATCAGTATGATGACATGAAGTGTGTAGGTACTTTCGTCAATTGCGAAGGTATTATTGAAAAAGCCAAAGCATTGCTACCTGATGTAATCTTAATGGACATCGATATGCCGGGTTTAAATGGTATAGGAGGATTAAAGTTAATTCGTAAATCTATGCCCGACGTGATGGTCATCATGCAAACCGTTTTTGAAGAGGAAGATAAAATTTTTGAAGCAGTTAAATCGGGCGCGCATGGTTATTTTTTAAAGAAAACATCCCCTTTAAAATTAATTGAGGGGATAAGAGATGTGATGGAAGGTGGTGCACCTATGACTCCATCCGTAGCGAAGAAAGTATTGGAGGTATTTCAAAATAAAACGAATTCAAAAATTAAAAATTCCACTTTTGATTTAACGCCACGTGAACTGGAGATATTATCTCATTTGGTTAAAGGCTCCAGCTATAAAATGATTGCTGATGCTTGCGGTATCAGTTGGCATACTGTAAACTCTCATTTCAAGAAAATATATGAGAAGTTACATGTACATTCTGCAACAGAAGCAATTTCGGTTGCACTGGAACAGAAAATTATTTAA